Below is a window of Camelina sativa cultivar DH55 chromosome 11, Cs, whole genome shotgun sequence DNA.
AACCAGTCACCGTccaccacctccggccaccCACCTCcagtcaccaccaccaccattgcCACCAAACCGTCAAAGGTAACTTTTTTTCTACCCCTCATGTTATtcacttaattttttaaaatagtctgctatattcttaattatatgtttaaatttGGCTAATTGGCAAATTGACccaaaaattaaagtaaaagttttatttcatttctgCTTTGGccaaataaaattcagatttgtacccaaaaaaaaacatgaatggACTATGTAATATGATTAATAAAGTGAATTTTATGAGAATAACGTTTGTCCTGATAGAGAAATTTCTTGTTGATAAATCATTTTTTGATACTGAAACGTGATAGATAAATTTCTTGTTGATCATTTTCGTGAAAGTGAGCTATACTTTTCGTCCTGAATCTTGAACCGAGCTTGTGTGCAACGATTCGAAATCCTATGACAGATTTCATATGTTTAATTAAACCGGACAATATATTTTGCTCTTGAGGCTTGACAACATAGTAATTAGCATCTGTTTAGTGGAATAACTTTCAGGTCAGATTTCAAAACGCGAGTACATACATAGTAAATATAACGAGTTAAGTAAGTATAAAAGCTCTGTTTATTCTAAAGACTTATTCGTGTACCGTATCTTATCTTGTCTGTTAAATCTGCTCCATATCGTATTCTTTTATTTCTCTACACAATGATCTACCTGACTACCTCCTTCTGGTAATTTTATTGTctgattatattttatagaaagCACCCGTTTGTTCGTTTATATCAGTCACATCATCATCTCTCGTTATAGTTTCCACAATTGTCCcgttatttattttcaaaatattttaatttcaagcATATCCAAACTAAgacaaatttctttaaaaatctgaatacctaaaatagtattaattgtgtatattacatttattaggAACTATGACCAACCGCTATTATTAGGTTTAGTTGCAGGGTAGTTTTCGATTAATTTTTctgatatttaatttagaatatCCAATTATAAATTTGTTGACTAGAGTTGCATACTTGCATCAATGGAACATTTGTATAATCATAGACctataaaatgtatattatgGAATGATTACAATCATTACATAATAAGTACGGAAgcacaacaaaccaaaacaatacTGATATTATTGCTCAAGTTACAAGAAATGTGTATGCATATATATCTATCTTCAGATATGccactaaaatattaaataattgaaGCAATAATTCACGGAAACTGAATTAAGATAGAATCTCGAGAGAAAAAATAGCatggaaaacataattttcaaataatgaAAGTCTAGCTAACGGTCATCGTCATGTTAGTTCATACTATAATCAATTTcttaacctaatttttttttctgtaccactacaaaaaaaactcatgtaTCAATtataggttaaaaaaaaaatatggatatgAGATCTatctttaacaaaattaaataaaacttttacCCGTTTTCCTTAGCAaccatcaaatatatatatggtagaCTATCAATTAcatttgtagaaaaataaaatcaaaatgtaaaaaacagGTGAATAATCCGAACAAGTTATTCagattactaaaaaaaaagacttcttttttctttgcatgGGCAAGATGAGAGACTTCTAAAAAAACATGTACTCCCATACTCCTAGCTACAACTTTAGAACTAAATTCCATGACGTCAGCTAAAACTGGGATTGGCTGCAAAGTAAGCCAAGACGCCAACGAAAGGAGCATTGATGTAAGTAGTTGGCTCGGACTTGCGGAAATCGGACCGATCATCATCGTACTTATCATCCTCCCCGGGCCCTCCCACCACCGCTCCAATCAAAACGTTCGGGTTTGGTTCGGTCGAATTGAAATAAACCGACCCGTCTTTGCACCCGATCGCTCCTGGATGATCAGAGATCGACGGTAACGATGAGCCACGGTGGTGGATCTTCTTTGGATACCTCTCTCCATACCCGACCATGTACGATAGTCCCATCGGATTGTCTCCCAAAATATAGTCCACCTTCACTTTCCAATAAACATTCAAGATTACACTTAATTTGCAGACCCAAATAGGCTAACCAATTTAATCACTTAAattcttaaaccaaaccaaacaggtCTAACCTGTTTCTTGGCGAGACGGCGGAGATAATCAGGAGGGACGGCAAGGGTGCCGCAACTGAGGGAGAGAGAGCTCCTAGAAAGATATTGAGCGTAGACAAGGAGGAGGAAAGATATGGTGGTGGCATGTTGCAGCTGGCTACCTCCGGGCTTGTAAAGTAGACCGGCCGGAGTGTACTCAACGTGCGTTCCTGGAGATTCCGGGACCAGACTACACATGAAGCTCTCCGCCGATGCCTTGTACGCCTCTAAGTTGTACATATTCCCTTCTATCACTTCCTGTAccgaaattaaattaaactccAATTTCATCGGTTATCGTACCGGTTTGATTTCTTAACcgggtggtggtggtggtttcaCGTGCGCGGAAAGAAAAGAACACATACTGTAACTTTATTATTTATGCACGTGCAAGGCTCGTGTTTTCTACTaacttttttactattttaaagttaattttgatttgaacCCCTAActttaatgttaatataatttaggaAACTAACCTTTGAAACGAGAATATTAAGTCCACCAACTTTGTTGTCCCAGCCAAATTCGTCGACGTTATCGCTAGCACCAAACGGTTCACGGTTACTCTCTATGTAATTAAGGTAGCTTTCATCACCAGTAGCTTTTCTCAACCAAGCTGCTCCCCACAATAACTCATCCTATACCCATACcaattttcataattaaaaaaatcatcaagaaaattaataaaatacttATACATGATTCTATAATGATCCTACGTTGAATAATTGTTACCAACTCAACTCCTTTAGTGAGACAAATTTACAAATGTTGAAATTTTGTGTTTTACCTGAAATCCGTTGAAGTCACAGTAAAAAGGACAAACGTCATTTTTAATATCATCATTGCTGCTATAAGCACCGCGATACGTATCAGCGAACTGAAAAGTTTTGACGGCATTTTGGAGCAACGTTTGAGAGTAGCTTGGATCCGATGATCGGAAAGCAATTGAAGCAGCTGAGAAGGCCGCGGTGATCTCTCCGGCAACTTCAGAAGCCGGATTTGGGGCATTAACAGCGTAAGCAGTCCGTGGTGTGTCCATATCTTCAGGTCTTTCCCAGCAATTATGATCTGCAATTGGATCACCTACCTGTATTCACAAGctcgtttattttttctttctactttagttagttttcacttttcaaataattataatatccagccaaaaaaaaatgtagatataaataatgttaatgAATAAAGTAAGAAATAATATACCTAATtaacaacatcaacatcaaataTGATGTCTGTTTTCTCTAATATTGGAACTAAGAGAATTAAACGATTCTGAGAAAGAAGTCTCTATCATCGCATCTCAACTCTAATTACTGAATGATGATCATATGTATAGTTTCATTTAAATTATGATGCAACGACCTTCAAATCAATGTTGAGAATTCTAAAAGCCATtcactaatttattttatataaatgtgtattattgaattttatcattatccaattatagtcaacaaaatttattgttgtaggttccaaaaaataaaatagcagaaaaaaataatcacaaacTAAAACGCAGTAATAGTAGGTTggtcatatttgtatttactaCAAAGTACGGacacacacaaaattaaatTGACATTTACGTTGCCAACTTGTAAAATTCATAGTAAAGTTTTGTCTGGTCACTCTATGACATGCGTGTGTTACGTACTGGACCTTgtcattaacaaaaacaaattaaattgaaattttttttttttggaccaaTTGATATTTATTCATGATTGATAATTTCCaatagagaaagaaataaatcaagtgaaa
It encodes the following:
- the LOC104720810 gene encoding endoglucanase 24-like isoform X2 → MLAWSVIEFGELMPPSELRNSLVALRWSSNYLLKSVSQLPNRIFVQVGDPIADHNCWERPEDMDTPRTAYAVNAPNPASEVAGEITAAFSAASIAFRSSDPSYSQTLLQNAVKTFQFADTYRGAYSSNDDIKNDVCPFYCDFNGFQDELLWGAAWLRKATGDESYLNYIESNREPFGASDNVDEFGWDNKVGGLNILVSKEVIEGNMYNLEAYKASAESFMCSLVPESPGTHVEYTPAGLLYKPGGSQLQHATTISFLLLVYAQYLSRSSLSLSCGTLAVPPDYLRRLAKKQ
- the LOC104720810 gene encoding endoglucanase 24-like isoform X1 codes for the protein MLAWSVIEFGELMPPSELRNSLVALRWSSNYLLKSVSQLPNRIFVQVGDPIADHNCWERPEDMDTPRTAYAVNAPNPASEVAGEITAAFSAASIAFRSSDPSYSQTLLQNAVKTFQFADTYRGAYSSNDDIKNDVCPFYCDFNGFQDELLWGAAWLRKATGDESYLNYIESNREPFGASDNVDEFGWDNKVGGLNILVSKEVIEGNMYNLEAYKASAESFMCSLVPESPGTHVEYTPAGLLYKPGGSQLQHATTISFLLLVYAQYLSRSSLSLSCGTLAVPPDYLRRLAKKQVDYILGDNPMGLSYMVGYGERYPKKIHHRGSSLPSISDHPGAIGCKDGSVYFNSTEPNPNVLIGAVVGGPGEDDKYDDDRSDFRKSEPTTYINAPFVGVLAYFAANPSFS